A region of Cellulophaga sp. RHA19 DNA encodes the following proteins:
- the ftsH gene encoding ATP-dependent zinc metalloprotease FtsH, whose protein sequence is MAKDNSTKPTKPKFNSWWIYGILVVIIIGFQFLSSDGLSSTSKKTTSDLLEYIKNGDVKKVMIISNAGYAKVYLTEEALKKDSHKPVSKPSFSLNPTESPSYVVNYASLEIFEKEVKDAKALNNVDTIIDSEKESNTFENLLFTLLPFVLIIGIWIFMMRRMSGGSGGGAGGQIFNIGKSKAKLFDEKTDTRTSFKDVAGLEGAKEEVEEIVEFLKNPEKYTSLGGKIPKGALLVGPPGTGKTLLAKAVAGEAKVPFFSLSGSDFVEMFVGVGASRVRDLFKQAKDKSPAIIFIDEIDAIGRARGKNNVTGSNDERENTLNQLLTEMDGFGTNTNVIVLAATNRADVLDKALMRAGRFDRQIYVDLPDIRERKEIFEVHVKPIKTAETLDLDFLAKQTPGFSGADIANVCNEAALIAARKEKKAVNKQDFLDAVDRIVGGLEKKNKIITPGEKKTIAYHEAGHATVSWMLEHAAPLVKVTIVPRGQSLGAAWYLPEERLIVRSEQMLDEMCATLGGRAAEKVIFDKISTGALSDLEKVTKQARGMVTVYGLNDKIGNLTYYDSSGNDSYGFSKPYSEETARIIDEEISKLIEEQYVRAIELLDKNKDKLTELAERLLEKEVIFKDDLEKIFGKRPFAKDVRENAEEEAKKDATTKSSEEE, encoded by the coding sequence ATGGCAAAAGATAATAGCACAAAACCTACTAAACCTAAATTTAACTCATGGTGGATTTATGGTATTTTAGTAGTTATAATTATAGGATTTCAATTTTTAAGTAGTGATGGTTTATCATCAACTAGTAAAAAAACAACATCAGATTTATTAGAATATATAAAAAACGGTGATGTTAAAAAGGTAATGATTATATCTAATGCAGGTTATGCAAAGGTATACTTAACAGAGGAAGCTTTAAAAAAGGACTCTCACAAGCCTGTTTCTAAACCTAGTTTCTCCTTAAATCCAACAGAGTCTCCTAGCTATGTTGTAAACTATGCTTCTTTAGAAATTTTTGAAAAAGAAGTAAAAGATGCAAAAGCATTAAATAATGTTGATACAATTATAGACAGCGAAAAAGAATCTAACACGTTTGAAAACTTGTTATTTACTTTACTACCATTTGTACTAATCATAGGTATTTGGATATTTATGATGCGTAGAATGTCTGGTGGTAGCGGCGGCGGTGCTGGTGGTCAAATATTTAATATTGGTAAATCTAAAGCAAAGCTGTTTGATGAAAAAACAGACACACGTACATCTTTTAAAGATGTTGCTGGTTTAGAAGGTGCTAAAGAAGAAGTTGAAGAAATTGTTGAGTTCTTAAAAAACCCAGAAAAATATACATCTTTAGGTGGTAAAATACCAAAAGGAGCTTTATTAGTAGGCCCTCCTGGTACAGGTAAAACATTATTAGCTAAAGCCGTTGCTGGTGAAGCTAAAGTACCTTTCTTCTCTTTATCTGGTTCAGATTTTGTAGAGATGTTTGTTGGTGTAGGGGCATCTAGAGTACGTGATTTATTTAAACAAGCAAAAGACAAGTCTCCTGCAATTATTTTTATTGATGAGATTGATGCTATTGGTAGAGCCCGTGGAAAAAACAATGTTACAGGTTCTAATGATGAAAGAGAAAACACATTAAACCAATTACTAACAGAAATGGATGGTTTTGGCACCAACACAAATGTTATTGTATTGGCAGCAACAAACCGTGCAGACGTTTTAGATAAAGCATTAATGAGAGCTGGTCGTTTTGACAGACAAATTTATGTAGACTTACCAGACATTAGAGAACGTAAAGAAATTTTTGAAGTACACGTTAAGCCAATTAAAACGGCAGAAACGCTAGATTTAGATTTCCTAGCTAAGCAAACTCCAGGTTTTTCTGGTGCAGATATAGCTAACGTTTGTAATGAAGCTGCATTAATTGCTGCTCGTAAAGAGAAAAAAGCTGTTAATAAACAAGATTTCTTAGACGCTGTTGACCGTATAGTTGGTGGTTTAGAAAAGAAAAACAAAATAATTACTCCAGGAGAAAAGAAAACTATTGCTTATCATGAAGCAGGCCACGCAACTGTAAGTTGGATGCTAGAGCATGCTGCGCCATTAGTAAAAGTTACTATTGTACCTAGAGGACAGTCATTAGGAGCTGCTTGGTATTTACCAGAAGAGCGCTTAATTGTTCGTTCTGAGCAAATGTTAGACGAAATGTGTGCTACTCTTGGTGGACGTGCTGCAGAAAAAGTTATTTTTGACAAAATATCTACTGGTGCTTTGAGTGATTTAGAAAAAGTAACCAAGCAAGCAAGAGGTATGGTTACTGTTTATGGTTTAAATGACAAAATAGGTAACTTAACGTATTACGATTCTTCAGGTAATGACTCTTATGGTTTCTCTAAGCCATACAGTGAGGAAACTGCTCGTATTATTGATGAAGAAATTTCTAAATTAATAGAAGAGCAATACGTAAGAGCTATAGAGCTTTTAGACAAAAACAAAGACAAGCTTACAGAGCTAGCAGAACGCTTATTAGAGAAAGAAGTTATCTT
- the rsfS gene encoding ribosome silencing factor: MQKNTPSADELIALILQGIEEVKGHDINLLDLREIENTVCDYFIVCNGTSNTHVNAIVGSIQKTVSKAIHDKPWHVEGTDNSEWVLLDYVNVVVHVFQKQIRDFYDIEGLWGDAKVTAIESSYNQ; encoded by the coding sequence ATGCAAAAAAATACACCTAGTGCAGACGAACTTATTGCTTTAATTTTACAAGGAATTGAAGAAGTAAAAGGGCACGATATAAATTTACTAGACCTTAGAGAAATAGAAAATACTGTTTGTGACTATTTTATAGTTTGCAACGGTACCTCTAATACGCACGTTAATGCAATAGTAGGCTCAATCCAAAAAACCGTTAGTAAAGCCATACATGATAAACCTTGGCACGTAGAAGGCACAGATAATTCTGAATGGGTTTTACTAGACTACGTTAATGTTGTAGTACACGTTTTCCAGAAACAAATAAGAGATTTCTATGACATAGAAGGCCTTTGGGGAGACGCAAAAGTTACCGCAATAGAAAGTAGTTATAACCAGTAA
- a CDS encoding biotin--[acetyl-CoA-carboxylase] ligase: MQIIKLNATNSTNEYLKELIVSTSLDDFTVVAAEKQIQGRGQMGTQWLAEPGKNLTFSVLKKSEGLEVADQFLLNMCVSLAVFEALKELNIPNLAVKWPNDILSANSKICGILIENILTGSKIQSSIIGIGLNVNQLEFNNLPNVSSLKLLRGETFNLDEVLSGILTKLKKYLTADYLNSPDALRALYQEIMFRVDKPSTFKSKEGELFMGFIKGVSSSGRLIVLLEDNIFKEYNLKEIQLLY, translated from the coding sequence ATGCAGATAATCAAACTTAATGCCACCAACTCTACAAATGAGTATTTAAAAGAGTTAATTGTATCTACCTCATTAGACGATTTTACTGTGGTTGCGGCAGAAAAACAAATACAAGGTCGTGGGCAAATGGGAACACAATGGCTTGCTGAACCCGGTAAAAACTTAACATTTAGTGTTTTAAAAAAAAGTGAAGGTTTAGAGGTTGCAGATCAATTTTTGTTAAATATGTGTGTTTCTTTAGCTGTTTTTGAAGCCTTAAAAGAATTAAATATACCAAATTTAGCTGTTAAGTGGCCTAACGACATTCTGTCAGCTAATTCTAAAATATGTGGAATTTTAATTGAAAATATACTGACTGGCAGTAAAATACAGTCATCTATTATAGGAATTGGGTTAAATGTAAATCAGCTAGAATTTAACAATTTGCCCAATGTATCTTCTTTAAAGTTACTTAGAGGAGAGACTTTTAATTTAGATGAAGTATTAAGTGGGATACTAACTAAGTTGAAAAAGTATCTAACTGCAGATTATTTAAATAGTCCAGACGCATTACGTGCTTTATATCAGGAAATAATGTTTAGGGTAGATAAACCATCAACTTTTAAAAGTAAAGAGGGAGAGTTGTTTATGGGCTTTATAAAAGGAGTATCCTCTAGCGGAAGATTAATAGTTCTACTAGAGGATAATATTTTTAAAGAGTATAACTTAAAAGAAATACAATTACTTTATTAA
- a CDS encoding orotate phosphoribosyltransferase has translation MHIEAPKKTVNKSDKEVFDFLIDIKNFEQLMPENISKFEVLSEDKFLFALKGMPEIVLKLKEQHPNNKIILGAASDKLPFTLTADINSIAAAETEVTLSFEGEFNAMMAMMIKGPITKFIDTLSDNLSVI, from the coding sequence ATGCACATAGAAGCTCCAAAAAAAACAGTAAATAAAAGCGACAAAGAAGTTTTTGATTTTTTAATTGATATTAAAAACTTTGAACAGTTAATGCCAGAAAACATTAGTAAATTTGAGGTATTAAGTGAAGATAAATTTCTTTTTGCTCTTAAAGGAATGCCAGAAATAGTTTTAAAACTAAAAGAGCAACATCCTAATAATAAAATAATATTAGGAGCCGCTAGTGACAAACTTCCGTTTACTTTAACTGCAGATATTAATAGCATTGCAGCAGCAGAAACAGAAGTTACTCTTAGTTTTGAAGGCGAATTTAATGCAATGATGGCTATGATGATAAAAGGGCCTATTACTAAATTTATAGATACCTTATCAGACAACCTAAGTGTTATTTAA
- the pyrE gene encoding orotate phosphoribosyltransferase, with translation MVLNKDTAKKTAELLLQINAIKLKPENPFTWASGWQSPIYCDNRIILSYPIIRNYIREEMAKQVEELYGKPDVIAGVATGAIGIGMLVAEYLGLPFVYVRPEPKSHGRQNQIEGQLSPNQNVVVIEDLISTGKSSLNAVKALKEAGANVKGMVAIFTYGFNVADENFKTEDIELHTLSDYPNLIQQASDTNYIKEEQLNTLLQWKSNPAVWKP, from the coding sequence ATGGTTTTAAATAAAGACACTGCAAAAAAAACAGCCGAACTTCTATTGCAAATTAATGCAATTAAGTTGAAACCAGAAAATCCTTTTACGTGGGCTTCTGGATGGCAATCTCCAATTTATTGTGATAATAGAATTATTCTATCTTATCCTATAATTCGTAACTACATACGAGAAGAAATGGCTAAGCAAGTAGAAGAACTGTACGGCAAACCAGATGTTATTGCTGGTGTAGCTACTGGTGCTATTGGTATTGGTATGCTTGTTGCTGAGTACTTAGGACTTCCGTTTGTATATGTTAGACCAGAACCAAAGTCTCATGGAAGACAAAACCAAATAGAAGGTCAATTATCTCCTAACCAAAACGTTGTGGTTATTGAAGATTTAATTAGCACTGGAAAAAGTAGTTTAAATGCTGTTAAGGCTTTAAAAGAGGCCGGAGCAAATGTTAAAGGTATGGTAGCTATTTTTACCTACGGATTTAATGTTGCAGACGAAAACTTTAAAACTGAGGATATAGAATTACACACACTTAGTGACTACCCTAATTTAATACAACAGGCGTCTGACACTAATTACATTAAAGAAGAACAATTAAACACATTACTGCAGTGGAAAAGTAACCCAGCAGTTTGGAAACCATAA
- a CDS encoding NUDIX hydrolase, whose protein sequence is MYKVFVNELPLILTNKLSDIADNKYFLLNEEAINEAIKALSKNKLPKAYIYHPNKEEILKKFSKKIPIVVAGGGVVTNKEGKVLFIYRNDKWDLPKGKLDKGETIEQCAIREVEEETGVQGLKIENLLKITYHIFKRNGKYKLKEVHWFAMKTSYKGELTGQLEEGIEKVKWKGPSKIAKALENSYANIKILFEE, encoded by the coding sequence ATGTATAAAGTTTTTGTGAATGAATTGCCCTTGATTTTGACAAATAAACTGTCAGATATAGCAGATAATAAATATTTTTTGTTAAATGAAGAAGCAATTAACGAGGCAATTAAGGCCTTGTCTAAGAATAAATTGCCAAAGGCATACATCTACCACCCTAATAAAGAGGAGATTTTAAAAAAATTCTCTAAAAAAATACCAATAGTGGTTGCTGGTGGTGGCGTTGTAACAAATAAAGAGGGTAAAGTGCTTTTTATTTATAGAAATGACAAGTGGGACTTGCCTAAAGGTAAGCTAGATAAAGGCGAAACTATAGAGCAATGTGCTATTAGAGAGGTTGAAGAAGAAACAGGTGTACAAGGTTTAAAAATTGAAAACTTGTTGAAGATTACCTACCATATTTTTAAGCGAAATGGGAAGTACAAGTTAAAAGAGGTGCATTGGTTTGCAATGAAAACCTCATATAAAGGAGAGCTTACTGGCCAGCTTGAAGAAGGTATAGAGAAGGTAAAATGGAAAGGCCCAAGCAAAATTGCCAAGGCCTTAGAAAATTCTTATGCTAATATTAAAATACTGTTTGAAGAGTAA
- a CDS encoding M14 family metallopeptidase — protein MKKIIGLFSLLCIIACSDKPEDKEKDFQTFFETSNGLETPTYTEVIDFYLELAREFPQINVLTIGETDSGLPLHLVTYNPDGEFNFNKLEDKTVILINNGIHPGESDGIDATMLLFRDLVVNKISAPRKTVLTTIPIYNIGGALNRNSTSRTNQNGPKEYGFRGNAQNYDLNRDFIKNDTKNAKTFAEIFHLTKPDIFIDNHVSNGADYQYTLTHLFTQHNKLGGDLGNYLHTEMMPNLETSLEEINWPITPYVNVFNSVPEKGFSQFMDHPRYSTGYTTLWNTLGLMVETHMLKPYKKRVMGTYYLMQKMIDISEKDHKKIKELRSNAFLADQEKTTYPIQYTIDTTKTSTLNFKGYEADFIESEVTGLTRLKYDRSRPFTKEVEYKNYIKPTKFVTIPEAYIIPKGWKKVIPFLEVNKINYTQLEKDTIINVASYRIKDYQTRKSAYEGHYPHNNTTITSSMQNVQFLKGDYYVPTNQPGLRYILETLEPEAVDSFFNWNFFDTILQQKEGFSPYVFEDVAAKLLKNNPALKAEFDKIKTEDEGFANNWYAQLDWLHKKSAHYEKAHLQYPIYKLLKSN, from the coding sequence ATGAAAAAAATTATAGGTCTTTTTAGCTTGCTATGCATTATTGCTTGTAGCGATAAACCAGAAGACAAGGAGAAAGATTTTCAGACTTTTTTTGAAACTAGCAACGGATTAGAAACACCTACTTATACAGAGGTTATAGATTTTTATTTAGAACTTGCTCGTGAGTTTCCACAAATAAACGTGCTTACTATTGGCGAAACAGATAGCGGCCTTCCTCTGCATTTAGTAACTTATAATCCTGACGGAGAATTTAATTTTAATAAGTTGGAGGATAAAACAGTTATATTAATTAATAATGGTATTCACCCTGGTGAAAGTGATGGTATAGATGCTACAATGCTCCTTTTTAGAGATTTAGTAGTAAATAAAATTAGTGCTCCTAGAAAAACAGTATTAACCACCATTCCTATTTATAACATTGGAGGCGCACTAAATCGAAACTCTACATCTAGAACCAACCAAAACGGACCTAAAGAGTACGGGTTTAGAGGTAATGCGCAAAATTATGACCTAAACAGAGATTTTATAAAAAACGATACCAAGAATGCAAAAACTTTTGCAGAGATTTTTCATTTAACAAAACCAGATATTTTTATTGACAACCACGTTAGTAATGGTGCCGATTACCAATATACATTAACACATTTATTTACACAACATAACAAATTAGGTGGCGATCTGGGTAATTATCTTCATACAGAGATGATGCCAAATTTAGAAACTTCACTAGAAGAAATTAATTGGCCTATAACGCCATATGTAAACGTTTTTAATAGTGTTCCTGAAAAAGGTTTTTCTCAATTTATGGACCATCCTAGATATTCAACCGGTTATACTACGCTTTGGAACACCCTAGGGTTAATGGTAGAAACCCATATGCTTAAACCTTATAAAAAGCGAGTTATGGGTACGTATTATCTAATGCAAAAAATGATAGACATATCTGAAAAAGATCATAAAAAAATAAAAGAATTAAGATCAAATGCTTTTTTAGCAGACCAAGAAAAAACAACTTACCCTATACAATACACAATAGACACCACTAAAACATCTACTCTAAACTTTAAAGGGTATGAGGCAGATTTTATAGAGAGTGAAGTTACTGGACTTACAAGACTAAAGTACGACAGGTCTAGACCGTTTACAAAAGAGGTAGAATATAAAAATTACATAAAACCTACCAAGTTTGTTACCATACCAGAAGCATATATTATTCCTAAAGGTTGGAAAAAAGTGATTCCGTTTTTAGAGGTTAACAAAATAAACTACACCCAACTAGAAAAAGACACCATTATAAACGTTGCATCTTACAGGATTAAAGATTACCAAACACGTAAATCTGCTTATGAAGGTCACTACCCACATAACAACACAACTATTACTAGTAGTATGCAAAATGTACAATTTTTAAAGGGCGATTATTATGTACCTACAAACCAACCAGGTTTACGTTACATACTAGAAACATTAGAACCAGAAGCAGTTGACTCATTTTTTAATTGGAATTTTTTTGATACTATTTTACAGCAAAAAGAAGGCTTTTCTCCCTATGTTTTTGAAGACGTAGCTGCTAAATTGTTAAAAAACAATCCGGCTCTTAAAGCAGAGTTTGATAAAATAAAAACTGAAGATGAAGGTTTTGCAAACAATTGGTATGCACAATTAGACTGGTTGCACAAAAAATCTGCTCATTATGAAAAAGCGCATTTGCAATACCCTATTTATAAATTATTGAAGAGTAATTAA
- the coaD gene encoding pantetheine-phosphate adenylyltransferase produces the protein MKRAIFPGSFDPLTLGHTDIINRGITLFDEVIIAIGINADKKYMFTLEQRMQFISEAFKDEPKIKVMTYEGLTVEFCKKVDAHFILRGLRNPADFEFEKAIAHTNRKLSEIETVFLLTSSGKSYISSSIVRDVIRNNGDYTSLVPDTVRVL, from the coding sequence ATGAAACGTGCCATATTCCCTGGGTCTTTTGACCCTTTAACTTTAGGCCATACAGATATTATTAACAGAGGTATTACACTTTTTGATGAAGTAATTATTGCTATAGGTATTAATGCTGATAAAAAATACATGTTTACCCTGGAACAACGTATGCAATTTATTAGTGAAGCTTTTAAAGATGAGCCAAAAATAAAAGTTATGACCTATGAAGGGCTTACGGTAGAATTTTGCAAAAAAGTAGACGCTCATTTTATTTTACGTGGTCTGCGTAATCCTGCAGATTTTGAGTTTGAAAAAGCCATTGCACACACCAACAGAAAATTATCAGAAATTGAAACCGTATTTTTACTAACTTCTTCTGGCAAATCTTATATAAGCTCATCTATTGTGCGCGATGTTATTAGAAACAATGGTGATTATACCAGCTTAGTACCAGATACAGTTAGAGTTTTATAA
- a CDS encoding D-alanine--D-alanine ligase, with product MKKNIAIIMGGYSNEYKISLKSGNVAYKYLDSNKFNLYRIHILKEKWVYVNANDIESPVDKSDFSIKENGQKIKFDCVFNAIHGTPGEDGYLQAYFNLIGVKQTACDFYQAALTFNKRDLLSTLKPYGIKAAASYYLNKGDVIKEEEIINTVGLPCFVKANKAGSSFGISKVHKKEDLAKAIENAYQADDEIIIEAFLDGTEVSVGVITYNGEPKVLPITEITTENDFFDYEAKYEGKSQEITPARITKEQEEKVSNITKRIYKILKMKGYTRSEFIFVDNEPYMLEMNTTPGLTEESILPQQAAAAGISLPELFESAITEALR from the coding sequence ATGAAAAAAAATATTGCCATTATAATGGGAGGCTACTCTAACGAGTATAAAATATCCTTAAAAAGCGGAAACGTTGCTTACAAATACCTAGACTCTAACAAGTTTAACCTATATAGAATTCATATATTAAAAGAAAAATGGGTTTATGTAAATGCTAATGATATAGAGTCTCCTGTAGATAAAAGTGATTTTAGTATTAAAGAAAATGGACAAAAAATAAAGTTTGACTGTGTGTTTAACGCTATTCATGGTACACCTGGTGAAGATGGCTATCTACAAGCTTATTTTAACTTAATTGGAGTTAAGCAAACAGCATGTGATTTTTACCAAGCCGCACTTACATTTAACAAAAGAGATTTACTTAGCACATTAAAACCTTATGGCATTAAAGCTGCTGCTTCTTATTACTTAAATAAAGGTGATGTTATAAAAGAAGAAGAAATTATAAATACAGTTGGACTACCTTGCTTTGTAAAAGCTAACAAAGCTGGTAGTAGCTTTGGCATATCTAAAGTACACAAAAAAGAAGATTTAGCAAAGGCAATTGAAAATGCGTACCAAGCTGATGATGAAATTATTATTGAGGCTTTTTTAGATGGCACAGAGGTTTCCGTTGGCGTTATTACTTATAATGGCGAACCAAAAGTTTTACCAATTACAGAAATTACCACAGAGAACGATTTTTTTGATTACGAAGCCAAGTACGAGGGCAAATCACAAGAAATTACACCTGCTCGCATTACCAAGGAGCAAGAAGAAAAAGTTAGTAATATAACTAAAAGAATTTACAAGATTTTAAAAATGAAAGGCTATACCAGAAGCGAATTTATTTTTGTAGACAATGAGCCATATATGTTAGAAATGAATACTACACCTGGCCTAACCGAAGAAAGTATTTTACCGCAGCAAGCAGCAGCAGCAGGAATATCTTTACCAGAATTGTTTGAGAGTGCTATAACAGAGGCATTAAGATAA
- a CDS encoding PASTA domain-containing protein encodes MRNFFNFLKSKTLIIQLGIALGVVVVLVFVALQWLKSTTNHGEFVEVPDFSKMAVSQMKHEIDKVGLRSQVLDSANYNPNYPRFSIIEQNPPAGNKVKKNRKIYFTVNPSGYKKVSVPQVIQKTKRNATSMLRAVGLDVLKVTYVDNIGEDMVLKIKYKGKQIKAGDKLPKTSKVELVCGNGNH; translated from the coding sequence ATGCGAAATTTTTTCAACTTTTTAAAAAGTAAAACATTAATAATACAATTAGGTATTGCACTAGGAGTAGTGGTTGTACTGGTGTTTGTTGCTTTGCAATGGTTAAAGTCTACAACAAATCATGGTGAATTTGTAGAGGTGCCAGATTTTTCTAAAATGGCAGTCTCTCAAATGAAACACGAAATAGATAAGGTAGGATTACGTTCTCAGGTATTAGATTCTGCAAATTATAACCCTAATTACCCAAGGTTTTCTATTATTGAACAAAATCCACCAGCAGGTAATAAAGTCAAAAAGAATAGGAAAATATATTTTACAGTAAACCCATCTGGATATAAAAAAGTATCTGTACCACAAGTAATACAAAAAACAAAGCGTAATGCTACGTCTATGTTACGTGCTGTTGGTTTAGATGTTTTAAAGGTTACCTATGTAGACAATATAGGTGAAGATATGGTACTTAAAATAAAGTATAAAGGAAAACAAATTAAAGCCGGAGATAAATTACCAAAGACCTCTAAGGTAGAGTTGGTTTGTGGTAACGGTAACCACTAA
- a CDS encoding RluA family pseudouridine synthase yields MTEEIGPQANEDELYEHHKVVASKGQEPLRIDKFLMNFIENATRSQIQKAAKDGHIWVNNVVVKQNYKVKANDDIRVMFTHPPYEFLLQAEDIPIDVVYEDDVLMVVNKPAGMVVHPGHGNYSGTLINALLHHCKDELPNNSSDRPGLVHRIDKDTSGLLVVAKTEAAMTFLSKQFFDKTSEREYVAIVWGNVENDEGTIEGNLGRHPKNRLQMHVFPDGDEGKEAITHYKVIERLGYVTVISCKLETGRTHQIRVHMKHIGHTLFNDERYGGERILKGTTFTKYKQFVENAFKILPRQALHAKTLGFVHPVTKELMQFNTEIPEDMASVIEKWRHYAKHSQ; encoded by the coding sequence ATGACTGAAGAAATTGGGCCACAAGCCAATGAAGATGAGCTTTATGAGCACCATAAAGTAGTTGCTTCTAAAGGGCAAGAGCCTTTACGTATAGATAAGTTTTTAATGAATTTTATTGAAAACGCTACACGTAGTCAAATACAAAAAGCAGCAAAAGATGGCCATATTTGGGTTAACAATGTGGTGGTTAAACAAAATTATAAGGTAAAGGCAAATGATGACATACGTGTTATGTTTACGCATCCGCCATATGAGTTTTTACTACAAGCAGAAGATATTCCTATAGACGTTGTTTATGAGGATGATGTGCTTATGGTGGTAAATAAACCCGCAGGTATGGTTGTGCATCCAGGGCACGGAAATTACTCTGGAACTTTAATTAATGCTTTGTTACACCATTGTAAAGATGAATTGCCAAACAATAGTAGTGATAGGCCAGGTTTAGTGCATAGAATAGATAAAGACACGTCTGGACTTTTAGTAGTTGCCAAGACTGAGGCAGCAATGACGTTTTTATCTAAACAGTTTTTTGATAAAACATCAGAAAGGGAGTACGTAGCTATTGTATGGGGTAATGTTGAAAATGACGAAGGTACTATTGAGGGTAATTTAGGTAGACATCCAAAAAATAGATTGCAAATGCACGTTTTTCCTGATGGAGACGAAGGAAAAGAAGCAATAACTCATTATAAAGTTATAGAACGTTTAGGGTATGTTACGGTTATTTCTTGTAAGCTAGAAACTGGAAGAACACACCAAATTAGAGTGCATATGAAGCACATAGGGCATACATTATTTAATGATGAGCGCTATGGTGGAGAGCGTATTTTAAAAGGAACAACCTTTACAAAATACAAACAGTTTGTAGAAAACGCATTTAAGATATTGCCAAGACAGGCATTACACGCAAAAACACTTGGTTTTGTACATCCAGTTACAAAAGAACTTATGCAGTTTAATACAGAAATACCAGAAGATATGGCAAGTGTTATAGAAAAGTGGAGGCATTACGCTAAGCATTCTCAATAA
- the yaaA gene encoding peroxide stress protein YaaA — MKIVISPAKSLDFDSKLPTEEFTEPQFLKQAKKLNEVLKKKSPKAISELMGVSDNLAQLNWQRNQDFTIPFTVKNARPAVFAFNGDVYQGLDAYSLQEDKLAILQDKLRILSGLYGVLRPLDLMMPYRLEMGTKMPVDTNKNLHEFWKKDVTEYLNSELKENEVFVNLASNEYFGAVDKKALNATIVTPVFKDWKNDKLKVISFYAKKARGSMVRYIIDTNAETLDDIKNFTTDGYTFSEEYTEKENMPVFIR; from the coding sequence ATGAAGATTGTTATTTCGCCAGCGAAGTCATTAGATTTTGACTCTAAATTGCCAACAGAAGAATTTACAGAGCCTCAGTTTTTAAAACAAGCTAAAAAGCTAAATGAGGTTCTTAAAAAGAAATCGCCAAAGGCTATATCTGAGCTAATGGGTGTTTCTGATAATTTGGCACAATTAAACTGGCAACGTAATCAAGATTTTACAATTCCTTTTACTGTAAAAAATGCAAGACCTGCTGTTTTTGCTTTTAATGGAGATGTGTATCAAGGTTTAGACGCGTATTCTTTACAGGAAGATAAATTAGCAATTTTACAAGATAAATTAAGAATCTTATCAGGTTTGTATGGCGTTTTAAGACCGTTAGATTTAATGATGCCTTACCGTTTGGAAATGGGTACAAAAATGCCGGTAGATACAAATAAAAACCTACACGAGTTCTGGAAAAAAGATGTAACAGAGTATTTAAATTCAGAATTAAAAGAAAATGAGGTTTTTGTAAACTTAGCTAGTAACGAATATTTTGGTGCAGTAGATAAAAAAGCATTAAATGCTACAATTGTTACTCCAGTTTTTAAAGATTGGAAGAATGATAAGTTAAAGGTAATAAGTTTTTATGCCAAAAAAGCAAGAGGTTCTATGGTGCGCTATATTATAGACACTAATGCAGAAACTTTAGATGATATTAAAAACTTTACCACAGATGGCTATACTTTTAGTGAGGAGTACACTGAAAAAGAGAATATGCCAGTTTTTATTAGATAA
- a CDS encoding 30S ribosomal protein THX, with translation MGKGDKKSKRGKIINGTYGARRKRKIKKQPTLQEKISPDKKK, from the coding sequence ATGGGAAAAGGAGATAAGAAATCTAAAAGAGGAAAAATAATAAATGGCACTTACGGTGCAAGAAGAAAACGAAAAATTAAAAAACAACCAACATTACAAGAAAAAATTAGTCCAGATAAAAAGAAGTAA